One segment of Anguilla anguilla isolate fAngAng1 chromosome 1, fAngAng1.pri, whole genome shotgun sequence DNA contains the following:
- the ndufaf7 gene encoding protein arginine methyltransferase NDUFAF7, mitochondrial: MLCPCGCSLTLACNLLLNMRALSVLQRACVRQIALTCSARWRWTESKSFSSTIQEKHTPSNAMFKHLTSKIKATGPISVAEYTREVLTNPVLGYYVKNDMLGADGDFITSPEISQIFGELLGIWCVSEWMAAGKPKEFQFVEFGPGRGSLASDVLRVFSQLRAVLGGTAVSVHLVEVSPRLSEVQARSLTGDLNQVSRSENDPAYRRGTTGTGLPISWYRSLDDVPKGFSIYLAHEFFDALPIHKFQKTKRGWREMMVDIDPEDADRLRFVLVPAPTLASSALIQPDESREHVEVCPEGGVVIQKLSGRIVEDGGAALIADYGHDGTGTDTFRGFRGHKPNDVLSAPGTADLTADVDFSYLRRLAGGRVACFGPVAQRTFLQNMGIDVRLQVLLQNSPDASTRAQLTRGFDMLTDPAKMGDRFKFFALLNHNRLAPPPPAEKGKKRAPAPLPVAGFSELKL, from the exons ATGTTATGTCCTTGTGGTTGCTCGCTTACTTTAGCATGCAACTTACTGCTAAACATGAGAGCGTTATCTGTTTTGCAAAGGGCTTGTGTCCGACAAATTGCATTAACGTGTTCAG CAAGATGGAGATGGACCGAGAGCAAGAGTTTCTCAAGCACAATCCAGGAGAAGCATACGCCGAGCAACGCGATGTTCAAGCACCTAACTTCCAAAATCAAAGCGACTGGTCCCATTTCAGTGGCAGAATACACGAGGGAAGTTCTAACCAATCCTGTGTTG GGATATTATGTGAAGAATGACATGCTGGGAGCGGATGGGGATTTCATTACATCGCCAGAAATCAGTCAAATCTTTGGAGAG TTGCTGGGGATCTGGTGTGTGAGCGAGTGGATGGCAGCAGGGAAGCCAAAGGAGTTTCAGTTTGTGGAGTTTGGTCCTGGAAGGGGTTCCCTGGCCAGTGACGTCTTGAGA GTGTTCAGCCAGCTGCGGGCGGTGCTGGGCGGGACGGCCGTGTCCGTTCACCTGGTGGAGGTGAGCCCCAGGCTGAGCGAGGTGCAGGCCCGCAGTCTGACCGGGGACCTGAACCAGGTGTCCCGCAGCGAGAACGACCCGGCCTACCGCCGGGGGACTACCGGCACCGGCCTGCCCATCTCCTGGTACCGCAGCCTGGACGACGTCCCTAAAG GCTTCAGTATCTACCTTGCCCACGAGTTCTTTGACGCCTTGCCGATCCATAAATTCCAG AAAACGAAGCGGGGCTGGAGGGAGATGATGGTGGACATCGACCCCGAGGACGCCGACCGGCTGCGGTTCGTTCTGGTGCCGGCCCCCACCCTGGCCTCCTCCGCGCTCATACAG CCGGACGAGAGCAGGGAGCACGTGGAGGTTTGCCCAGAGGGGGGCGTGGTCATACAGAAGCTGAGCGGGCGGATCGTGGAGGACGGGGGCGCGGCCCTGATAGCGGACTACGGGCACGACGGGACTGGGACGGATACGTTCAgg ggtTTCCGGGGTCACAAACCCAACGACGTGCTGAGCGCCCCGGGCACGGCGGACCTGACGGCCGACGTGGACTTCAGCTACCTGAGGAGGCTCGCGGGGGGCCGGGTGGCCTGCTTCGGCCCCGTGGCCCAGCGCACGTTCCTGCAGAACATGGGCATCGACGTGCGCCTGCAG GTTCTGCTGCAGAACAGTCCGGACGCCTCGACCCGGGCCCAGCTGACCCGGGGGTTCGACATGCTGACGGACCCCGCAAAAATGGGCGACAGGTTCAAGTTTTTCGCCCTGCTGAATCACAAccggctggccccgccccctccggcgGAGAAGGGGAAGAAGAGGGCGCCTGCACCCCTCCCTGTAGCAGGATTCAGCGAGCTGAAACTTTGA